The genome window GGATCGGGAGGCGGTGCGCATCCGAGCGGCGCTGGCCGGCCGCTCGGACCGGAGGCTCTGGGAGGGCTCCTTCCGGGTGCCCGCCGAGGGCCCCGTCTCCAGCCCCTTCGGGGTGCGGCGCATCTACAACGACAAGCCCCGAGGCTACCACGGGGGGCTCGACATCGCCGCCCCCCGGGGCGCCCCCGTCCTGGCCGGGGCCGCGGGGCGGGTGGCCCTGGCCGGGGACTTCTTCTACACGGGAAACACGGTGTTCCTGGACCACGGCCTGGGGCTCTTCACGGCGTACTTCCACCTGGATTCCCTGGCGGTGGAGGACGGGGAGGCCGTGGCCGCCGGC of Thermodesulfobacteriota bacterium contains these proteins:
- a CDS encoding M23 family metallopeptidase gives rise to the protein DREAVRIRAALAGRSDRRLWEGSFRVPAEGPVSSPFGVRRIYNDKPRGYHGGLDIAAPRGAPVLAGAAGRVALAGDFFYTGNTVFLDHGLGLFTAYFHLDSLAVEDGEAVAAGQLVGRVGSTGRSTGPHLHWGVYVSGLRADPLSLLRIAGRGVGGEGP